A genomic segment from Treponema sp. Marseille-Q3903 encodes:
- the cdaA gene encoding diadenylate cyclase CdaA: MLGFDRILYLYDFVRPVLDIAVLTFILFKAYDFISKTNGVQMLKAFVIVGVAYGIAVILDLRTLLWLLNIIAPGLVIAFALIFQPEIRKLFIRIGQNGWFAFGSRSKHTYVDAVLIAAEMLSKQRRGMLAVFTRHTQLENIIQTGTILNADLSSSLLMTIFGKDTSLHDGACFIQGGKLIAAGCFLPTSDNYSIKKTFGTRHRAALGLSEVSDAVVLVVSEETGALSLAYDSKLNYDLSVSEVRKVLENLLEITSAEKTLEDTVDEHENTNN, translated from the coding sequence ATGTTAGGTTTCGATAGGATTCTTTATCTATATGACTTTGTCAGACCTGTCCTTGATATTGCAGTTTTGACTTTTATTTTGTTTAAGGCATACGATTTTATTTCAAAGACAAACGGTGTCCAGATGCTTAAAGCGTTTGTCATCGTTGGTGTTGCTTATGGAATTGCAGTTATTCTTGATTTAAGGACGTTGCTTTGGCTCTTGAATATCATCGCTCCTGGTCTTGTGATTGCGTTTGCCCTTATTTTTCAGCCGGAAATTCGTAAATTATTCATCAGGATAGGGCAGAATGGATGGTTTGCTTTTGGAAGCCGTTCAAAGCATACTTATGTAGATGCCGTTTTGATAGCTGCCGAAATGCTTTCTAAACAACGACGAGGCATGCTTGCTGTTTTTACGCGCCACACCCAGCTTGAAAACATCATCCAGACAGGAACAATATTAAATGCAGATTTGTCTTCAAGCCTTTTGATGACGATTTTTGGTAAAGACACATCGCTACACGACGGGGCATGCTTTATTCAGGGAGGAAAGTTGATCGCTGCCGGATGTTTTTTACCGACAAGCGATAACTATTCCATTAAAAAGACTTTTGGTACACGTCACCGGGCGGCGCTTGGTCTTTCAGAAGTTTCCGATGCAGTCGTTTTAGTTGTATCAGAAGAGACAGGGGCGCTCAGCCTTGCGTATGACTCAAAACTGAACTATGACCTTTCCGTTTCTGAAGTTCGTAAAGTTTTAGAAAATTTGCTTGAAATAACATCAGCAGAAAAAACTCTGGAGGATACTGTCGATGAGCATGAAAACACGAATAATTGA
- the folP gene encoding dihydropteroate synthase translates to MFQIELGKKTVKTDRAALVMGIVNATPDSFFEQSRGGVERAFDLINQEADIIDIGGESTRPGFTPISADEEIKRIIPIIREIRKQSDIPISVDTTKLEVFAAAFSEGADIWNDVMSLSGKTCGQDCSVNDECVEFVAKSGVTVVLMHNGPGGVKTVNNFLNQRAEYCISHGISKEKIIVDPGIGFYKTNQESIALIKNTDKICDGRYTILMALSRKRCIGEMTGKTADKRLAGTLAADMISVQKGAKIIRVHDVSEAIDTLKVMKYL, encoded by the coding sequence ATGTTCCAGATTGAGTTAGGAAAAAAAACAGTAAAGACAGACAGAGCTGCCCTTGTTATGGGAATTGTGAACGCAACGCCGGATTCTTTTTTTGAACAAAGCCGCGGCGGCGTAGAACGTGCATTTGACCTTATTAACCAAGAAGCTGATATCATAGATATTGGCGGCGAATCAACGAGACCAGGGTTTACTCCTATCTCTGCCGATGAAGAGATAAAAAGGATAATCCCGATTATTCGTGAGATAAGGAAACAGTCAGATATCCCAATATCAGTCGATACTACAAAACTGGAAGTTTTTGCTGCTGCTTTTTCAGAAGGAGCAGATATCTGGAATGATGTTATGTCATTGTCAGGGAAAACATGTGGGCAAGACTGCTCAGTAAATGACGAATGTGTAGAGTTTGTTGCAAAAAGCGGTGTCACTGTTGTTTTAATGCACAACGGTCCCGGTGGGGTGAAAACTGTAAATAACTTTTTAAATCAACGTGCCGAATATTGTATATCTCACGGAATTTCAAAAGAAAAAATCATAGTAGATCCGGGAATCGGTTTTTATAAAACAAACCAAGAATCTATAGCTCTCATAAAAAATACAGACAAAATCTGTGATGGACGATATACGATTTTAATGGCGCTTTCCAGAAAACGCTGCATCGGAGAGATGACAGGAAAGACAGCCGATAAAAGGCTTGCAGGAACGTTGGCTGCAGATATGATTTCGGTCCAAAAAGGTGCAAAAATAATCCGCGTTCACGATGTTTCTGAAGCAATTGATACGTTAAAAGTGATGAAATATCTTTAA
- the dxs gene encoding 1-deoxy-D-xylulose-5-phosphate synthase: protein MLLSKIHSPDDLKKLSHKDIKQLAAEIRKTIIEVVGKNGGHLASNLGVVELTIALHRVFNSPKDAIIWDVSHQCYTHKLLTGRYSDFFTLRQKNGLSGFTNKDESVHDFFINGHSSTSISSALGLLTARELNGDKGKVIAVIGDGALTGGMAFEGLEHAGQLSKNLIIVLNDNQMSIDHNTGSVSRYLSRLTMTAGYQTFRYKADKLIDKIPYIGRAFEKIIFRFKRAIKGLFLTNNVFVDLGFEYVGPLDGHNAAELEKVFRQVVKLHRPVVVHIVTKKGKGYSPAENNPELFHGIGPFQISDGAVEKFDTTSFTENFSNLICQQGLMNKEIVTVTAAMAKGTGLYQFSHKFPDRFFDVGIAEEHAVTFAAGLSKGGKIPVVCIYSTFMQRAVDQIIHDIALQKLHAVFMLDRAGAVPGDGVTHQGIYDIALFRPVPEIQFLTVSSAEDMKLCLDWAINDGSSVIIRYPKLSCPTEIPQFSQPIELGRGIFIPCSEFVIENISDAELEGRKSKILVVATGGMYSEVQKAVRAVMLDGGYADIYMLRFIKPFDETYFIEIAKKYDGVVFVEDGVKIGGIGEHLKGLLAKNGMTNTKVLGFDDKFFNHGSREEVLEMTGLSHEYIQKAIKECSRLS from the coding sequence ATTTTACTTAGCAAAATTCATTCCCCGGATGATCTAAAAAAACTTTCTCATAAAGATATAAAACAACTTGCTGCCGAAATCCGAAAAACTATCATAGAGGTAGTCGGAAAAAACGGTGGTCACCTTGCGAGCAATCTTGGTGTTGTTGAACTGACAATCGCTCTTCACAGAGTTTTCAACAGTCCTAAAGATGCGATTATCTGGGATGTCAGTCATCAATGCTATACTCATAAACTTCTTACGGGGCGTTATTCAGACTTTTTTACACTTCGTCAAAAAAACGGACTTTCTGGTTTTACAAATAAAGATGAAAGTGTCCACGATTTTTTTATAAACGGGCATTCATCGACATCAATTTCATCAGCTCTCGGGCTTTTGACAGCACGTGAATTAAACGGAGATAAGGGCAAAGTGATTGCGGTTATCGGAGACGGTGCTTTGACAGGCGGAATGGCTTTCGAAGGTCTTGAACATGCAGGTCAACTTTCTAAAAATTTGATAATAGTTTTGAACGATAATCAAATGTCTATAGACCACAATACCGGCTCTGTTTCTCGTTATTTAAGCCGCCTTACAATGACAGCAGGATATCAGACTTTCAGATATAAAGCTGACAAGCTGATAGATAAAATTCCATATATCGGACGTGCGTTTGAAAAAATCATATTTCGGTTTAAGAGAGCAATCAAAGGTCTTTTTCTGACAAATAATGTTTTTGTAGATTTGGGATTTGAATACGTTGGACCTCTCGATGGTCATAATGCGGCAGAACTCGAAAAGGTTTTTAGACAAGTTGTAAAACTTCACAGACCTGTCGTCGTCCATATAGTCACAAAAAAAGGAAAAGGATATAGTCCCGCAGAAAACAATCCCGAATTATTTCACGGAATCGGGCCTTTTCAGATAAGCGACGGAGCTGTAGAAAAATTTGACACTACAAGTTTTACAGAAAATTTCAGCAATCTGATTTGTCAGCAAGGTTTAATGAACAAAGAGATTGTGACAGTCACAGCTGCGATGGCAAAAGGGACGGGGCTTTATCAATTTTCACACAAATTTCCGGATAGATTTTTTGATGTTGGAATTGCAGAAGAGCATGCAGTCACCTTTGCTGCAGGGCTTTCTAAAGGCGGAAAAATCCCTGTTGTTTGCATTTATTCTACTTTTATGCAGCGTGCGGTTGACCAAATTATCCACGATATCGCTCTTCAAAAGCTCCATGCAGTTTTTATGCTTGACCGTGCAGGTGCAGTTCCGGGAGATGGCGTTACACATCAAGGTATTTACGATATTGCGCTTTTTAGACCTGTACCTGAAATTCAGTTTCTGACTGTCAGCAGCGCCGAAGATATGAAGCTGTGCCTTGATTGGGCAATAAATGACGGTTCTTCCGTTATCATCCGCTATCCAAAACTTTCATGCCCTACAGAAATCCCTCAGTTTAGTCAGCCTATTGAACTTGGACGAGGGATTTTCATTCCTTGCAGCGAATTTGTAATCGAAAATATAAGTGATGCCGAACTTGAAGGTCGGAAATCAAAAATACTTGTTGTCGCAACAGGCGGCATGTATTCAGAAGTTCAAAAAGCTGTGCGCGCTGTGATGCTCGATGGTGGTTATGCTGATATATACATGCTCCGATTTATAAAGCCTTTTGACGAAACATATTTTATTGAAATTGCAAAAAAATATGATGGTGTTGTTTTTGTTGAAGATGGAGTAAAAATCGGTGGCATAGGAGAGCATTTAAAAGGATTGCTCGCTAAAAACGGAATGACAAACACGAAAGTTCTTGGTTTTGATGACAAATTTTTTAATCATGGAAGTCGTGAAGAAGTTCTTGAAATGACGGGGCTTTCTCATGAATATATACAAAAGGCGATTAAAGAATGTTCCAGATTGAGTTAG
- the miaA gene encoding tRNA (adenosine(37)-N6)-dimethylallyltransferase MiaA yields MNKKTNDVKIPVIVIFAPTASGKTALTKELFSKSGSHFILNAEIISADSQAVYKDMNIGTAKPDADFCREIPHHLIDILSPDMQYNVSLFVDDADKLCVDIYRRGKIPVVCGGTGFYIRNFLYGVAQTPVSDEILRKKLKDRIEKEGNQKLYDELKTIDPESAAQIHVKDAYRICRALEVYYLSGKNRTSYKREQKLRDKYNFLFLVIEPNRDVLYQRIKKRVDVMFEQGLEKEVRSLVAKGYKKDSPGMKAIGYSEWFENGDIPAACDFESIEKIKESIKHHSCKYAKKQYTYIRHIPGSISVEFRNSSSGEAEIDYDKINMLTIDFKNKFCDNTKTL; encoded by the coding sequence TTGAACAAAAAGACTAACGATGTGAAAATTCCGGTTATTGTGATTTTTGCGCCGACTGCGTCCGGAAAGACTGCCTTGACTAAAGAATTGTTTTCTAAATCAGGCAGTCATTTTATTTTAAATGCAGAAATCATCAGTGCTGATTCTCAGGCTGTTTACAAAGACATGAATATCGGAACCGCAAAACCTGATGCCGATTTTTGCCGTGAAATTCCTCATCATCTTATAGATATTTTATCTCCAGACATGCAATACAATGTTTCTCTTTTTGTAGATGATGCGGATAAACTTTGCGTAGATATCTACAGACGTGGGAAAATTCCTGTAGTTTGCGGCGGAACTGGATTTTATATTCGTAACTTTTTGTACGGCGTTGCACAAACCCCAGTAAGCGATGAAATCCTTCGTAAAAAGCTCAAAGACAGAATTGAAAAAGAAGGAAATCAAAAGCTTTATGACGAATTAAAAACTATTGACCCTGAAAGTGCTGCTCAGATTCACGTAAAAGACGCTTACAGAATTTGTCGAGCGCTCGAAGTATATTATCTTTCAGGAAAGAACAGGACAAGTTACAAACGCGAACAAAAACTTCGCGATAAATACAATTTTTTATTTTTAGTGATTGAGCCAAACCGTGATGTTTTGTACCAAAGAATCAAAAAACGAGTAGATGTTATGTTTGAACAGGGGCTTGAAAAAGAAGTTCGTTCACTTGTTGCAAAAGGATATAAAAAAGACTCTCCTGGAATGAAAGCAATTGGTTACAGCGAATGGTTTGAAAATGGAGATATCCCTGCCGCATGTGATTTTGAATCAATTGAAAAAATAAAAGAGAGCATAAAGCATCACAGCTGCAAGTACGCAAAAAAACAATATACTTACATCCGCCATATTCCCGGCAGCATTTCCGTAGAATTTAGAAATTCTAGTTCCGGAGAAGCGGAAATTGACTATGACAAAATCAATATGCTGACTATTGACTTTAAAAATAAATTTTGCGATAATACAAAGACTTTATAA
- a CDS encoding DNA-directed RNA polymerase subunit omega, translating to MVFPLEQLVEFNDNIYEITVAASIRAYQMAKVQDPEIAANHDKVVCIAARQLFTKKVTYRIEQKD from the coding sequence ATGGTATTTCCTTTGGAACAATTAGTTGAATTCAACGATAATATTTATGAAATTACAGTTGCGGCAAGCATTCGCGCATATCAGATGGCTAAAGTTCAAGATCCTGAAATTGCTGCAAACCACGATAAAGTTGTCTGTATCGCTGCAAGACAACTTTTTACAAAAAAAGTAACTTATCGCATTGAACAAAAAGACTAA
- a CDS encoding serine hydrolase produces MNYNNLKNIQNVLDNSVREKRLAGVNALVYKDGFEQGYFESGMADIENGKKYARDTIVRLYSMTKPIVSVAALSLLEEGKLDLGEELSYYLPEFENLHVCTDKGRDGKARMACRNILIQDLMNMTSGYTYGAWNKDCTLGEHLTSDLIAELNKDSEGLFKITTQQVASRLSKIPVSFEPGTNFNYGFSADIMGAVIEKISGMKLSKFLQKRIFEPLGMNDTSFYVPNEKQHRLAKAYWAKTLEHFSSCNLGIQYRMDHKPSFESGGAGLCSTIDDYMKFACMLADGGEFNGRRILKKQTVEYIASARLRDDIQQKFNQKMEHLSGYTYCNFMRIAFEPGKCKTITEFGEFGWDGWLGAFVSIDLKNKLCLVLTMQRPDSGLTATARKVKDIVYTSL; encoded by the coding sequence ATGAATTACAACAACTTGAAAAATATACAGAATGTTCTAGATAATTCTGTAAGAGAAAAGCGCCTTGCAGGAGTAAACGCTCTTGTCTACAAAGATGGATTTGAGCAAGGGTACTTTGAATCAGGTATGGCAGATATCGAAAACGGTAAAAAATACGCAAGAGATACAATTGTCCGCCTTTATTCGATGACAAAACCTATTGTAAGCGTCGCTGCTTTGAGCTTGCTTGAAGAAGGTAAATTAGACCTTGGAGAAGAACTTTCATATTATCTTCCTGAATTTGAAAATCTTCATGTTTGTACAGACAAAGGGCGTGACGGAAAAGCTCGCATGGCATGCCGCAACATCTTGATTCAGGATTTGATGAATATGACTAGCGGTTATACTTATGGGGCTTGGAATAAAGATTGCACGCTCGGGGAACACCTCACATCGGATTTGATTGCAGAATTAAACAAAGATAGCGAAGGCTTATTCAAAATAACAACTCAGCAAGTTGCCAGTCGCCTCTCAAAGATTCCAGTCAGTTTTGAGCCAGGTACAAATTTTAATTATGGATTTTCTGCAGATATCATGGGAGCTGTGATAGAAAAAATCAGCGGAATGAAGTTGAGCAAATTTCTGCAAAAGCGAATTTTTGAACCGCTTGGAATGAATGATACATCGTTTTACGTTCCTAATGAAAAACAACATCGTCTCGCAAAAGCATATTGGGCAAAGACGCTTGAACATTTTTCTTCATGCAATTTGGGCATTCAATATAGGATGGATCATAAACCTTCATTTGAAAGCGGCGGTGCCGGACTCTGTTCCACAATCGACGACTATATGAAGTTTGCCTGCATGCTCGCTGATGGCGGCGAATTTAACGGACGCAGGATTCTTAAAAAACAGACTGTTGAGTATATTGCGTCTGCAAGGCTTAGAGATGACATCCAGCAAAAATTTAATCAAAAGATGGAACATTTGAGCGGATACACTTACTGCAATTTTATGCGCATCGCCTTTGAACCCGGAAAATGTAAGACAATCACAGAATTCGGCGAATTCGGTTGGGACGGATGGCTTGGCGCTTTTGTATCAATCGACCTTAAAAATAAACTTTGCCTTGTTTTGACAATGCAGAGACCTGATAGCGGACTTACTGCAACTGCACGCAAGGTAAAAGATATAGTTTACACTTCACTCTGA
- a CDS encoding PD-(D/E)XK nuclease family protein, with translation MKSVSLPSNQIGQIISKNISDLDTVFVFPTDTVLNSWIDWALTNIEKTGVEAISLEQFIAWDNFKSIYLKAERNNFTAIPSILRKMFAYDIIARNAEKPQNERLRSVINSEDKYAENADSFAGWLCKNLPALDFWNKRLISNKIDYGELDFEDKDYLYIYEEYKKFLHDNNMFEPSWIEDVKLSDKSKKFLLFYPELLEDIQDYKDIFSDCDNITLYTLPKDIPSPLSYEYPDSRKELRHTILRIIDIAQSGKADWSEIALNIPDLETYRPYIEREFSIYEVPYVIKAGSPLTKNCAGRIFREIYNCFSENFTFDSVRTLLLDHCVPWKEEYQSLRENLIREGKNMRCICSPEEKDIWHVAFGSKIARLEIALKNENDNQLKNQLQTEIEYYKNMQNFYGHIKASVESFFDSKANTFENILRAWMSFKTQFLKSDEEFSDESNNILSRCIKELEEIIEIEKKYNACNLKISSPFNFYLELLDEKTYTPQTKKTGVNIFKYKLTAAAYFKYQFVIDASQKNLEVPYKRLTFLNSTKRKKLKLTDDDKILSADESFIKLYAKDTQTCDRNFVHFSSATETFSGFSIPHSALSSVNLSKTDISKIKDLANLDENDYVLEEYDIISSDKERKIKLTEGQKRSFQSWIDAQKDSDTETETAQTASYADIEKCSEKLKQLIKLRHDKDTGLLRVSARGDLEQFFPCPRHWLFKSVLKLREDTLDTNLMQNYDIGNLNHTIMEMFMKKYEKKQLPFFCESDSKFYEIPTVEDSNTINAQPVDCTTEIKNLIYHEITPKAIKAKSDFRDSPLAIITLESQKDSISSVIENFLCKLLLPTPKGIGNCTVKAVEDSFYANKNDFIYYGKIDCVLQSPEKKFVIIDYKNTAASIPTKKSLLPDENGILNDFQMPLYYQLITDDNKNEVEACIFYAIKTGDSRAMESYPTETLDQYAQTFVKKVKTEDLIPLHSGILQDRLNVKPYENCIKCSYNTICRTTFTTGKKDIKKSTGNIDSGDVK, from the coding sequence ATGAAAAGTGTTTCTTTACCTTCGAATCAAATTGGACAAATCATCTCTAAAAATATATCTGATTTGGACACGGTTTTTGTTTTTCCAACCGACACTGTCCTAAACAGCTGGATTGACTGGGCACTCACAAACATAGAAAAAACAGGAGTTGAAGCGATTTCGCTGGAGCAGTTTATTGCATGGGATAATTTTAAGAGCATCTATTTGAAAGCAGAACGAAATAATTTTACGGCAATTCCGTCTATTTTGCGAAAGATGTTTGCGTATGACATTATCGCGCGCAATGCAGAAAAACCGCAAAACGAACGCCTTCGGTCAGTTATAAACAGTGAAGATAAATATGCTGAAAATGCGGACTCTTTTGCCGGTTGGCTCTGCAAAAATCTTCCGGCACTGGACTTTTGGAATAAAAGGCTTATATCAAATAAAATTGATTACGGTGAACTTGATTTTGAAGATAAAGATTATCTGTATATCTACGAAGAGTATAAAAAGTTTTTACATGACAACAACATGTTCGAACCTTCTTGGATTGAAGATGTTAAGCTCTCAGACAAATCTAAAAAGTTTTTATTGTTTTACCCGGAACTTTTGGAAGATATTCAAGATTATAAAGATATTTTCAGCGACTGCGATAACATAACTTTGTACACTTTGCCGAAAGATATTCCTTCTCCGCTTTCTTACGAATATCCGGACTCAAGAAAAGAACTGCGCCACACAATTCTTCGTATAATAGACATAGCGCAGTCTGGAAAAGCCGACTGGTCTGAAATTGCGCTCAACATTCCTGATTTAGAAACTTACCGTCCATATATCGAGCGAGAATTTTCTATTTATGAAGTTCCTTATGTTATAAAAGCAGGTTCTCCGCTTACAAAAAACTGTGCCGGACGCATTTTCAGAGAAATATACAATTGCTTTTCGGAAAATTTCACATTCGACAGTGTGAGGACACTTTTGCTAGACCATTGCGTCCCGTGGAAAGAAGAATATCAGTCGCTTAGAGAAAACTTGATCCGTGAAGGAAAAAACATGCGGTGTATATGTTCTCCTGAGGAAAAAGATATCTGGCATGTCGCTTTCGGTTCAAAGATAGCAAGGCTCGAAATCGCATTAAAAAATGAAAATGATAATCAACTAAAAAATCAGTTACAGACCGAAATTGAATATTATAAAAACATGCAGAATTTTTACGGGCACATAAAAGCTTCCGTAGAGAGTTTTTTTGATTCAAAGGCAAACACATTTGAAAATATTCTTCGCGCATGGATGAGTTTTAAAACTCAATTTCTAAAATCTGACGAGGAGTTTTCAGATGAATCAAACAACATATTGAGCCGGTGCATAAAAGAACTTGAAGAAATCATTGAAATTGAAAAAAAATATAACGCCTGCAATCTAAAAATTTCTTCTCCGTTTAATTTTTATCTTGAGCTTCTTGATGAAAAAACTTATACACCTCAAACAAAAAAAACAGGTGTGAACATTTTTAAATATAAACTTACAGCCGCCGCTTATTTTAAGTATCAGTTTGTGATAGATGCTTCTCAAAAAAATCTTGAAGTTCCATACAAACGCCTTACATTTCTAAATTCTACAAAACGAAAAAAACTAAAGCTGACAGACGATGATAAAATTTTATCGGCAGACGAATCATTTATAAAACTATACGCAAAAGACACACAAACTTGTGACAGAAATTTTGTTCACTTTTCATCAGCGACTGAAACTTTTTCAGGATTCTCTATTCCACACAGCGCGCTCTCATCTGTAAATCTCAGCAAAACAGATATTTCAAAGATAAAAGATTTGGCAAACCTCGACGAAAACGATTATGTTTTAGAAGAATACGACATTATTTCATCTGATAAAGAACGAAAAATAAAACTTACAGAAGGTCAAAAAAGAAGTTTTCAAAGCTGGATAGATGCCCAAAAAGATTCAGACACTGAGACGGAGACGGCACAAACTGCCAGTTATGCAGATATCGAAAAATGTTCTGAAAAACTCAAACAGCTTATAAAACTAAGACACGACAAAGACACAGGACTTTTGAGGGTTTCTGCACGCGGCGACCTTGAGCAATTTTTCCCTTGTCCACGACATTGGCTTTTCAAGTCTGTTTTAAAATTGCGTGAAGATACTTTAGACACAAACCTTATGCAAAATTATGATATCGGAAATCTCAATCACACGATTATGGAAATGTTCATGAAAAAATATGAAAAAAAACAACTTCCTTTTTTTTGTGAAAGCGATTCAAAATTCTATGAAATTCCGACAGTTGAAGATTCCAACACCATAAACGCCCAGCCAGTTGACTGCACGACCGAAATCAAAAATCTTATTTATCACGAGATCACCCCGAAAGCTATAAAAGCAAAATCAGATTTTAGAGACAGCCCTCTCGCAATCATAACGCTTGAATCGCAAAAAGACAGCATAAGTTCTGTTATAGAAAATTTTCTTTGTAAACTTCTTTTGCCAACTCCAAAAGGCATTGGAAACTGCACCGTAAAAGCTGTCGAAGATTCCTTTTATGCAAATAAAAATGATTTTATATATTACGGAAAAATCGACTGCGTTCTTCAGTCACCTGAAAAAAAGTTTGTGATAATTGACTACAAAAATACAGCTGCTTCAATACCTACAAAAAAAAGTCTTTTACCCGATGAAAATGGAATACTAAATGATTTTCAGATGCCGCTGTATTATCAATTGATAACCGATGATAACAAAAACGAAGTCGAAGCGTGTATTTTTTATGCAATAAAAACAGGAGATTCTCGTGCAATGGAATCATATCCGACAGAAACGCTAGACCAATACGCACAGACATTTGTCAAAAAAGTAAAAACCGAAGATTTAATTCCTCTTCATTCGGGTATTTTACAGGACAGGCTAAACGTAAAACCTTATGAAAACTGCATAAAATGTTCATACAACACAATCTGCCGGACAACTTTTACAACCGGCAAAAAAGACATAAAGAAAAGCACCGGAAATATCGACTCGGGAGATGTAAAATGA